In a genomic window of Pseudomonas putida:
- a CDS encoding MFS transporter has product MSHPSQFNLLRTRRFLPFFVTQSLGAFNDNIFKQSLILAILYKLAIEGDRSIWVNLCALLFILPFFLFSALAGQFGEKFAKDALIRLIKLGEIAIMAVGAVGFMFDHLSLMLVALFAMGTHSALFGPVKYSILPQALHEDELVGGNGLVEMGTFLAILAGTIGAGIMMSSSHYAPVVSTAIIGIAVLGYLASRGIPRAAAASPKMRLNWNIFSQSWATLKLGLGQTPAVSRSIVGNSWFWFVGAIYLTQIPAYAKEWMHGDETVVPLILTVFSVGIAVGSMLCERLSGRKVEIGLVPFGSFGLTVFGLLLWWHSGGIPDSVTGHGWIEILGFGHTWLVLIDILGLGVFGGFYIVPLYALIQSRTAEGERARVIAANNILNALFMVVSAIVSIILLSMVKLSIPQLFLVVSLLNIGVNAYIFRIVPEFTMRFMIWLLSHSMYRVEHRNLQLIPDEGAALLVCNHVSFVDALLISGAVRRPIRFVMYYKIYDLPVLNFIFRTAGAIPIAGRQEDIQIYEQAFTRIARYLKDGELVCIFPEGKLTADGEINEFKGGLTRILEETPVPVIPLALQGLWGSFFSRDPAKGLFRRLWSRVTVVAGEAVSAEAAEPAKLQVLVGDLRGAVR; this is encoded by the coding sequence ATGAGTCACCCCTCACAATTCAACTTGCTGCGCACACGGCGCTTTCTGCCGTTCTTCGTGACCCAGTCACTGGGCGCGTTCAACGACAACATCTTCAAGCAGTCGTTGATCCTGGCCATCCTGTACAAGCTCGCGATCGAAGGTGACCGCTCGATCTGGGTCAACCTGTGCGCGCTGCTGTTCATCCTGCCGTTCTTTCTGTTTTCGGCATTGGCCGGACAGTTCGGGGAAAAATTCGCCAAGGACGCACTGATCCGTCTGATCAAGCTCGGCGAAATCGCCATCATGGCGGTCGGCGCGGTCGGCTTCATGTTCGATCACCTGTCATTGATGCTGGTGGCGTTGTTCGCCATGGGCACCCACTCGGCGCTTTTCGGGCCGGTGAAGTACTCGATCCTGCCCCAGGCCTTGCATGAAGACGAACTGGTCGGTGGCAACGGTCTGGTGGAGATGGGCACTTTCCTGGCGATCCTCGCGGGGACCATCGGCGCCGGGATCATGATGTCCTCCAGTCATTACGCGCCGGTGGTGTCCACCGCGATCATCGGCATCGCCGTGCTCGGCTACCTGGCCAGTCGCGGGATTCCGCGGGCGGCGGCCGCTTCGCCGAAAATGCGCCTGAACTGGAACATCTTCAGCCAGTCCTGGGCCACCTTGAAACTGGGCCTTGGGCAGACCCCGGCGGTGTCGCGCTCGATTGTCGGCAACTCCTGGTTCTGGTTTGTCGGGGCGATTTATCTGACGCAGATCCCGGCGTATGCCAAGGAATGGATGCACGGCGACGAAACCGTGGTGCCCCTGATTCTGACGGTGTTTTCGGTCGGTATCGCCGTGGGGTCGATGCTCTGTGAGAGGTTGTCCGGGCGCAAAGTCGAAATCGGCCTGGTGCCGTTCGGCTCCTTCGGCCTGACCGTGTTTGGCCTCTTGCTGTGGTGGCATTCCGGTGGAATTCCGGACAGCGTCACTGGGCATGGCTGGATTGAAATCCTCGGGTTCGGCCATACCTGGCTGGTGCTGATCGACATCCTCGGCCTGGGTGTGTTCGGCGGCTTCTATATCGTGCCGCTGTATGCGCTGATCCAGTCACGTACCGCTGAGGGCGAGCGGGCGCGGGTGATCGCCGCCAACAACATTCTCAACGCGCTGTTCATGGTGGTCTCGGCGATTGTCTCGATCATCCTGTTGAGCATGGTCAAGCTGTCGATCCCGCAGCTGTTCCTCGTGGTGTCGTTGCTGAACATCGGCGTCAACGCCTACATCTTCAGAATCGTCCCCGAATTCACCATGCGTTTCATGATTTGGCTGCTCAGCCATTCCATGTACCGTGTGGAGCATCGCAACCTGCAGCTGATCCCCGATGAAGGCGCGGCGTTGCTGGTGTGCAACCACGTCTCGTTTGTCGATGCCTTGTTGATCAGCGGCGCGGTGCGTCGGCCGATTCGCTTCGTCATGTACTACAAAATCTACGACCTGCCAGTGCTGAACTTTATCTTTCGCACGGCGGGGGCGATTCCGATTGCGGGGCGTCAGGAAGATATCCAGATCTACGAACAGGCCTTCACGCGCATTGCCCGTTATCTGAAGGATGGCGAGCTGGTGTGCATTTTCCCTGAAGGAAAATTGACCGCCGATGGTGAGATCAATGAGTTCAAGGGCGGCTTGACGCGGATTCTCGAGGAGACGCCTGTGCCGGTTATTCCACTGGCGTTGCAGGGGTTGTGGGGGAGTTTCTTCAGCCGCGATCCGGCCAAGGGGTTGTTTCGGCGGTTGTGGTCGCGGGTGACTGTGGTGGCGGGGGAGGCGGTGTCGGCTGAGGCGGCGGAGCCAGCGAAGCTGCAGGTGTTGGTGGGGGATTTGCGAGGGGCCGTTAGATAG
- a CDS encoding TDT family transporter, producing MTCPNTAKPGIKPFTHLQHPREVIRQFTPNWFAATMGTGVLALALAQLPVANPVLRAVAEALWQFNILLFLLFTALYAARWVLFFDEARRIFGHSTVSMFFGTIPMGLATIINGFLVFGLPRWGEGVIALAEALWWLDVVLSLACGVLIPYMMFTRQEHSIDQMTAVWLLPVVAAEVAAASGGLLAPHLADTHSQLVVLVTSYVLWAFSLPVAFSILTILLLRMALHKLPHENMAASSWLALGPIGTGALGMLLLGADAPAIFAANGLPGMGEIAAGVGLVAGITLWGFGLWWMLMAVLITLRYLRAGIPFNLGWWGFTFPLGVYSLATLKLASTLHLTFFSVFGCVLVSLLAVMWLIVGKRTLQGAWRGELFVSPCIAGLKK from the coding sequence ATGACTTGCCCCAACACCGCCAAACCTGGCATCAAGCCTTTCACTCATCTGCAACACCCGCGCGAAGTGATTCGCCAGTTCACCCCCAACTGGTTCGCCGCCACCATGGGCACCGGGGTGCTGGCCCTGGCGCTGGCGCAATTGCCGGTCGCCAATCCGGTTTTACGTGCCGTGGCCGAAGCCCTCTGGCAGTTCAATATCCTGCTGTTCCTGTTGTTCACGGCGCTGTATGCAGCGCGCTGGGTGCTGTTTTTCGATGAGGCGCGGCGGATTTTCGGCCACTCCACGGTCTCGATGTTCTTCGGCACCATTCCCATGGGGCTGGCGACCATCATCAACGGCTTTCTGGTGTTCGGCCTGCCACGTTGGGGCGAGGGTGTGATTGCCCTGGCCGAAGCCTTGTGGTGGCTGGATGTGGTGCTGTCCCTGGCCTGTGGCGTGCTGATTCCCTACATGATGTTCACCCGTCAGGAGCACAGCATCGACCAGATGACCGCCGTGTGGTTGTTGCCCGTAGTGGCGGCGGAAGTAGCGGCTGCCAGCGGTGGCCTGCTGGCGCCGCACTTGGCTGACACCCATTCGCAACTGGTGGTTCTCGTGACCAGCTACGTGCTCTGGGCCTTTTCGCTGCCGGTGGCGTTCAGCATTCTGACGATTCTTTTGTTGCGCATGGCTTTGCATAAACTGCCCCACGAAAACATGGCTGCTTCGAGCTGGCTGGCGCTCGGTCCGATTGGCACCGGGGCACTGGGCATGTTGCTGTTGGGGGCCGACGCTCCGGCCATCTTCGCCGCCAATGGTTTACCGGGCATGGGTGAGATCGCTGCTGGCGTGGGCCTTGTCGCCGGCATCACTTTGTGGGGGTTCGGTCTGTGGTGGATGCTGATGGCGGTGTTGATCACGCTGCGCTATCTGCGCGCCGGCATTCCGTTCAATCTCGGTTGGTGGGGTTTCACGTTCCCGTTGGGCGTCTATTCTCTGGCGACGCTGAAACTGGCCAGTACCTTGCACCTGACGTTTTTCAGTGTCTTCGGTTGTGTGCTGGTGAGCCTGCTGGCGGTGATGTGGCTGATCGTCGGCAAGCGTACGCTGCAGGGCGCGTGGCGCGGCGAGCTGTTTGTCTCGCCGTGCATTGCGGGATTGAAGAAATAA
- a CDS encoding MFS transporter, whose translation MSSTRSNRASLWFLAITLLSFLAASTAPTPLYHLYQEQLHFSAAVLTLIFGVYALSLLVALLTVGSLSDHLGRKPVIFTAVLLNGVAMLLFIYADNVAWLISARVLQGFATGMATAVLSATLLDTDRQQGPLINSVAPLMGMALGGLGCGLLAEFAPAPLHLTYWLLLALFVMQALYVWRLPESVSPQPGAWSSLRPTLHVPVQARPTLWRLLALNTATWALGGFFASLAPSLVRAATGSTSNLIGGSTVAALTMTGALMIFTLRNRPASLGLRIGASSLPVGVSLILMGVHSASLGLFFMGTFIAGCGFGAGFLGTVRTLVPLALPHERAGLMSAYYVLSYLAFCLPSLLAGNLSHTFGLVTTTDGYAAVLIILSLGALLAMMRQRTANVCNAAG comes from the coding sequence ATGTCCAGTACCCGTTCAAACCGTGCCAGCCTGTGGTTTCTGGCCATCACCTTACTCAGTTTTCTCGCGGCTTCCACCGCGCCGACGCCGTTGTATCACCTGTACCAGGAGCAACTGCATTTCTCGGCGGCGGTGCTGACCCTGATCTTCGGCGTGTATGCCCTCAGCCTGCTGGTCGCGCTGCTGACGGTTGGCTCGCTGTCAGATCATCTGGGACGCAAACCGGTGATCTTCACGGCGGTGCTGCTCAACGGTGTGGCGATGCTGCTGTTCATCTATGCCGACAATGTTGCCTGGTTGATCAGTGCTCGGGTGCTGCAAGGTTTTGCCACCGGCATGGCGACCGCGGTGTTGAGCGCAACGTTGCTGGATACCGACCGCCAGCAGGGGCCTTTGATCAACAGCGTGGCACCCTTGATGGGCATGGCACTGGGTGGACTGGGTTGCGGTTTGTTGGCCGAGTTCGCGCCGGCACCATTGCACCTGACCTACTGGCTGCTGCTGGCGTTGTTCGTGATGCAAGCCCTGTACGTCTGGCGCTTGCCGGAAAGCGTCTCGCCACAGCCCGGTGCATGGTCGTCATTGCGCCCGACCCTGCATGTACCGGTGCAGGCGCGGCCTACCCTGTGGCGTTTGCTGGCGCTCAATACGGCGACCTGGGCGCTGGGCGGTTTCTTCGCCTCCCTGGCACCCTCGCTAGTGCGTGCGGCGACAGGCTCGACCTCGAACCTGATCGGCGGATCGACCGTGGCGGCGTTGACCATGACCGGCGCCCTGATGATTTTCACCTTGCGCAATCGGCCGGCCTCCCTGGGACTTCGGATCGGTGCCAGCTCGCTGCCGGTGGGTGTCAGCCTGATTCTGATGGGCGTGCACAGCGCCAGTCTTGGGTTGTTTTTCATGGGCACATTCATCGCCGGTTGCGGCTTCGGTGCCGGTTTCCTCGGTACGGTCCGTACTCTGGTTCCGCTTGCACTACCCCATGAGCGGGCGGGTTTGATGTCGGCGTACTACGTGCTCAGTTACCTGGCGTTCTGCCTGCCGTCCTTGCTGGCGGGCAATCTCTCCCACACGTTCGGCCTGGTCACGACCACTGATGGTTATGCCGCAGTGCTGATCATTCTGTCCCTGGGGGCGTTGCTGGCGATGATGCGACAGCGCACTGCCAATGTTTGCAATGCGGCGGGTTGA
- a CDS encoding TetR/AcrR family transcriptional regulator: MTAPTLRPGGRSARVQESIHTAVRELLEEQDRASVTVPQIAARAGVTPSTIYRRWGDLSALLADVAMARMQPETESASTGTLSGDVRAWAEQYLDEMSSAPGRNMLRDIQASLKPSYCATIIGGQLQVILDRHPDEPKPDVDRLINMIAAPIVFRILFSEAPLEVEELHRLIGIALNQ, from the coding sequence ATGACCGCTCCTACGTTACGACCCGGAGGCCGCAGCGCCCGGGTACAAGAATCGATTCATACCGCCGTGCGCGAACTCCTCGAAGAGCAGGATCGCGCCTCGGTGACGGTGCCGCAGATTGCCGCGCGAGCGGGCGTCACGCCCTCGACCATTTATCGCCGCTGGGGGGATTTGTCGGCGCTTCTGGCGGACGTCGCCATGGCGCGCATGCAACCGGAAACCGAGTCGGCCAGCACCGGCACCCTGTCGGGCGATGTGCGGGCCTGGGCGGAGCAGTATCTGGACGAAATGAGCTCGGCGCCGGGGCGCAACATGCTGCGTGACATTCAGGCCAGCCTGAAACCGAGTTATTGCGCGACGATCATTGGCGGGCAATTGCAGGTCATTCTGGATCGCCACCCGGATGAGCCCAAACCCGATGTCGATCGACTGATCAACATGATTGCCGCTCCCATCGTGTTTCGCATCCTGTTTTCCGAGGCGCCGCTGGAGGTTGAGGAGTTGCATCGGTTGATCGGGATTGCGTTGAATCAGTGA
- a CDS encoding hybrid sensor histidine kinase/response regulator: MSLSSGLIAAVAVAYMAIMFAIAFYGDRRSAPLPPRMRAWVYSLSLAVYCTSWTFFGAVGQAAEQLWSFLPIYLGPILLLIAAPWVLQKMVMISKQENITSIADFIAARYGKSQSLAVVVALICLVGVLPYIALQLKGIVLGVNLLIGAGADAMGVRAQDTALVVSLVLALFTIVFGTRNLDATEHHRGMVLAIAFESLVKLFAFLAVGAYVTYGLYDGFDDLFNQAMLAPRLEQYWKETVNWPSMVVQTGVAMMAIICLPRQFQMTVVENIEPQDLRLAKWVFPAYLALAALFVVPIALAGQMLLPSSVLPDSFVISLPLAQAHPALALLAFIGGASAATGMVIVECVALSTMVSNDMLLPWLLRRNNAERPFEVFRQWMLSVRRVTIVVILLLAYVSYRLLGSTASLATIGQIAFAAVTQLAPAMLGALYWKQANRRGVFAGLAAGTFLWFYTLILPIAAHSLGLPLSSFPGLAWLHSNPLNLPITPLTQGVVLSLAGNFTLFAWVSVLSRTRVSEHWQAGRFIGQEISARPSARSMLAVQIDDLLQLAARFVGEERARQSFIRFAYRQGKGFNPNQNADSEWIAHTERLLAGVLGASSTRAVVKAAIEGREMQLEDVVRIADEASEVLQFNRALLQGAIENISQGISVVDQSLKLVAWNRRYLELFNYPDGLISVGRPIADIIRHNAERGLCGPGEAEVHVARRLHWMRQGRAHTSERLFPNGRVIELIGNPMPGGGFVMSFTDITPFREAEQALTEANESLEQRVAERTRELSQLNVALTEAKGTAEAANQSKTRFLAAVSHDLMQPLNAARLFSAALNHQEDGLSGEAQKLVQHLDSSLRSAEDLISDLLDISRLENGKINPDIKPFALNELFDTLGAEFKALARDQGLEFRVRGSTLRIDSDIKLLRRILQNFLTNAFRYAKGPVLLGVRRHQGELSLEVWDRGPGIPEDKQQVIFEEFKRLDSHQTRAEKGLGLGLAIADGLCRVLGHTLRVRSWPGRGSVFSIRVPLAKAATALPTKAAELNGKLLGGAQVLCIDNEDSILIGMNSLLTRWGCQVWTARNREECAALLGDGLRPQLALVDYHLDDGETGTDLMAWLRTRLGEPVPGVVISADGRPETMAQVHAAGLDYLAKPVRPAALRALLSRHLPL, translated from the coding sequence ATGTCGCTGTCCAGCGGATTGATCGCCGCCGTCGCCGTGGCCTATATGGCCATCATGTTCGCCATCGCCTTTTACGGCGACCGTCGCAGCGCGCCCCTGCCGCCACGGATGCGTGCCTGGGTGTACAGCCTGTCGCTGGCCGTCTACTGCACCAGCTGGACATTCTTCGGCGCGGTGGGCCAGGCGGCCGAACAGCTGTGGTCCTTCCTGCCGATCTACCTCGGGCCGATTCTGCTGCTGATCGCCGCACCCTGGGTCCTGCAAAAAATGGTGATGATCAGCAAACAGGAGAACATCACCTCCATCGCCGACTTCATCGCCGCGCGCTATGGCAAATCCCAGTCGCTGGCGGTGGTGGTGGCGCTGATCTGCCTGGTCGGCGTGCTGCCTTACATCGCCCTGCAGCTCAAGGGCATCGTGCTGGGGGTCAACCTGTTGATTGGCGCAGGTGCCGATGCCATGGGCGTTCGCGCCCAGGACACCGCCCTGGTGGTGTCACTGGTGCTGGCGCTGTTCACCATCGTTTTCGGTACGCGCAACCTCGATGCCACCGAACACCACCGCGGCATGGTGCTGGCGATCGCTTTCGAATCCCTGGTGAAGCTGTTCGCATTTCTGGCCGTTGGCGCCTACGTGACCTACGGCCTGTACGACGGTTTCGATGACCTGTTCAACCAGGCCATGCTCGCCCCGCGACTGGAGCAGTACTGGAAGGAAACCGTCAACTGGCCGTCCATGGTGGTACAGACCGGGGTGGCAATGATGGCAATCATCTGCCTGCCGCGACAATTCCAGATGACCGTGGTGGAAAACATCGAACCCCAGGATTTGCGCCTGGCCAAGTGGGTGTTTCCCGCTTACCTCGCCCTGGCCGCCCTGTTCGTCGTGCCGATCGCCCTGGCCGGCCAGATGTTGCTGCCCAGCTCGGTACTGCCGGACTCCTTCGTGATCAGCCTGCCGCTGGCCCAGGCCCACCCTGCCCTGGCGCTGCTGGCGTTTATCGGCGGTGCGTCGGCGGCCACCGGCATGGTGATCGTGGAGTGTGTGGCACTGTCGACCATGGTCTCCAACGACATGCTGTTGCCCTGGCTGTTGCGCCGCAACAATGCCGAGCGCCCGTTCGAAGTGTTCCGCCAGTGGATGTTGTCGGTACGCCGCGTGACCATCGTGGTGATCCTGCTGCTGGCCTATGTCAGCTATCGCCTGCTGGGTTCGACCGCGAGCCTGGCGACCATTGGCCAGATCGCCTTCGCCGCCGTCACCCAGTTGGCACCGGCCATGCTCGGTGCGCTGTACTGGAAACAGGCCAACCGTCGCGGTGTATTCGCCGGCCTCGCCGCCGGGACGTTCCTCTGGTTCTACACCCTGATCCTGCCGATTGCCGCCCACAGCCTCGGCCTGCCCCTGAGCAGTTTCCCTGGCCTCGCGTGGCTGCACAGCAACCCGCTGAACCTGCCGATCACCCCGCTGACCCAAGGCGTGGTGCTGTCCCTGGCCGGCAACTTCACGCTGTTCGCCTGGGTCTCGGTGCTGTCGCGGACACGGGTGTCGGAACACTGGCAGGCCGGCCGTTTCATCGGCCAGGAAATCAGTGCCCGCCCCAGTGCCCGTTCGATGCTGGCGGTGCAGATCGACGATCTGCTGCAATTGGCCGCGCGCTTCGTCGGTGAGGAACGCGCGCGCCAGAGCTTCATTCGTTTTGCCTACCGCCAGGGCAAAGGCTTCAACCCGAACCAGAATGCCGACAGTGAATGGATCGCCCACACCGAGCGCTTGCTGGCCGGTGTATTGGGCGCCTCGTCGACCCGCGCGGTGGTAAAAGCCGCGATCGAAGGTCGGGAGATGCAACTGGAGGACGTCGTGCGCATCGCCGACGAAGCCTCGGAAGTCCTGCAATTCAACCGCGCGTTGCTGCAAGGGGCGATCGAGAACATCAGCCAGGGCATCAGCGTGGTCGACCAGTCGCTAAAGCTGGTGGCCTGGAACCGTCGTTACCTGGAGCTGTTCAACTATCCGGATGGCCTGATCAGCGTCGGCCGCCCGATTGCCGACATCATCCGCCATAACGCCGAGCGCGGCTTGTGCGGCCCCGGTGAGGCCGAAGTGCATGTCGCACGCCGCCTGCACTGGATGCGCCAGGGTCGCGCACACACCTCCGAACGCCTGTTCCCCAATGGTCGAGTGATCGAGCTGATTGGCAACCCGATGCCCGGCGGTGGTTTCGTCATGAGCTTCACCGACATCACCCCGTTCCGCGAAGCCGAGCAGGCACTGACGGAAGCCAACGAAAGCCTCGAACAGCGAGTGGCCGAACGCACCCGTGAACTGTCACAGCTCAACGTCGCCCTGACCGAAGCCAAGGGCACCGCCGAGGCGGCCAACCAATCGAAAACCCGCTTCCTGGCGGCGGTCAGCCATGACCTGATGCAACCCTTGAATGCTGCGCGATTGTTCTCCGCCGCACTGAATCACCAGGAAGATGGCTTGTCCGGCGAGGCGCAAAAACTGGTGCAGCACCTGGACAGTTCGCTGCGTTCAGCAGAGGACCTGATCAGCGACCTGTTGGATATTTCCCGACTGGAAAACGGCAAGATCAATCCCGACATCAAGCCGTTCGCCCTCAATGAACTGTTCGACACCCTCGGCGCCGAATTCAAGGCACTGGCACGGGACCAAGGCCTGGAGTTCCGCGTTCGGGGCAGCACCTTGCGCATCGACAGCGATATCAAGTTGTTGCGGCGGATCCTGCAAAACTTCCTGACCAATGCCTTCCGCTACGCCAAAGGCCCGGTGCTGCTGGGTGTGCGACGTCATCAGGGCGAGTTGTCCCTGGAGGTCTGGGACCGTGGGCCGGGCATTCCCGAAGACAAGCAGCAGGTCATTTTCGAAGAGTTCAAACGCCTCGACAGCCATCAGACCCGCGCCGAGAAAGGCCTCGGCCTGGGCCTGGCGATTGCCGACGGCTTGTGCCGCGTGTTGGGGCACACCCTGCGCGTACGCTCGTGGCCGGGGCGCGGCAGCGTGTTCAGCATTCGCGTGCCACTGGCCAAGGCGGCCACCGCATTGCCGACCAAGGCGGCCGAACTCAACGGCAAATTGCTCGGTGGCGCGCAGGTGCTGTGTATCGATAACGAGGACAGCATCCTGATCGGCATGAACAGCTTGCTGACGCGCTGGGGTTGCCAGGTCTGGACCGCGCGCAACCGTGAAGAGTGCGCCGCGTTACTCGGCGACGGGCTACGGCCACAATTGGCGCTGGTGGATTACCACCTGGACGATGGCGAAACGGGGACCGACCTGATGGCCTGGCTGCGCACCCGCTTGGGAGAGCCGGTACCGGGCGTGGTGATCAGCGCCGATGGGCGACCGGAAACCATGGCCCAGGTACATGCGGCGGGGCTGGATTACCTGGCCAAGCCGGTGCGGCCGGCGGCGTTGCGGGCGTTGTTGAGTCGGCATTTGCCGTTGTAA
- the rmuC gene encoding DNA recombination protein RmuC, with protein MLEERLAMAQLAQDGLNAQLEAGRDEIADLGQANAAKQADLAALRREVELLQIERDDARDAAHAWNIERSGKEAELRRLDAQAASLQAELREQQESHQQRLNDLQGSRDELRAQFAELAGKIFDEREQRFAETSQQRLGQLLDPLKERIQSFEKRVEESYQAEARERFSLAKELERLQQLNLRLSDEATNLTRALKGQKTQGNWGELILERVLEHAGLEKGREYQTQVNLKGPDGERFQPDVIIYLPGDKQVVVDSKVSLTAYQQYVAADDEGIRQIAIKQHVLSLRSHVKGLAGKDYKRLDGLHSLDFVLLFVPIEAAFSAALQAEPSLFQEAFDRNIVIVSPTTLLATLRVIDSLWKQERQSQNAREIAERAGWLYDKFVLFIQDLDEVGNRLQQLDKAYSAARNKLTEGRGNLVSRSEQLKLLGARASKSLPADLLERAMTDVDGLVELPE; from the coding sequence CTGCTGGAAGAACGGCTGGCCATGGCGCAACTGGCCCAGGATGGCTTGAACGCACAACTGGAAGCCGGGCGCGATGAAATCGCCGATCTTGGCCAGGCCAACGCTGCCAAGCAGGCTGATCTGGCCGCCCTGCGCCGTGAAGTCGAACTGCTGCAAATCGAACGGGACGATGCCCGCGACGCCGCCCATGCCTGGAACATCGAGCGCTCGGGCAAAGAAGCCGAATTGCGGCGCCTGGACGCCCAGGCCGCTTCACTCCAGGCCGAATTGCGCGAGCAGCAGGAAAGCCATCAGCAACGCCTCAATGACCTGCAGGGTTCTCGCGACGAGCTGCGAGCGCAGTTCGCCGAATTGGCGGGGAAAATCTTCGATGAACGCGAGCAGCGTTTTGCCGAAACCAGCCAACAGCGCCTGGGGCAGTTGCTCGATCCGTTGAAGGAACGCATCCAGTCTTTCGAAAAGCGCGTCGAGGAAAGTTATCAGGCCGAAGCCCGGGAACGCTTTTCCCTGGCCAAGGAGCTGGAGCGCCTGCAGCAACTCAATTTGCGCCTGAGCGACGAAGCCACCAACCTGACCCGTGCCCTCAAGGGCCAGAAAACCCAGGGTAACTGGGGCGAACTGATCCTGGAGCGGGTGCTCGAACATGCCGGCCTGGAGAAGGGGCGTGAGTATCAGACCCAGGTCAATCTAAAAGGCCCGGACGGCGAGCGCTTCCAGCCGGACGTGATCATCTACCTGCCCGGCGACAAGCAGGTGGTGGTCGACTCCAAGGTCAGTCTCACGGCCTATCAGCAATACGTGGCGGCTGATGATGAAGGCATCCGCCAGATCGCCATCAAGCAGCACGTACTGTCCCTGCGCAGTCACGTCAAAGGCCTGGCGGGCAAGGATTACAAACGCCTGGACGGTCTGCACAGCCTGGATTTCGTCCTGCTGTTCGTGCCGATCGAAGCCGCGTTTTCCGCCGCCCTGCAAGCCGAGCCGAGCCTGTTCCAGGAGGCGTTCGACCGCAACATCGTGATCGTCAGCCCGACCACCTTGCTGGCAACCCTGCGGGTGATCGACAGCCTGTGGAAGCAGGAGCGGCAAAGCCAGAACGCCCGGGAAATTGCCGAGCGGGCCGGTTGGCTGTACGACAAGTTCGTGTTGTTCATTCAGGACCTGGATGAAGTCGGCAATCGACTGCAGCAACTGGATAAAGCCTACAGCGCCGCACGTAACAAGCTGACAGAAGGCCGCGGCAATCTGGTCAGCCGCAGTGAGCAGCTGAAGTTGCTGGGCGCGCGGGCGAGCAAGAGTTTGCCGGCGGATTTGCTGGAGCGGGCGATGACCGATGTAGACGGCCTGGTCGAGTTGCCGGAGTAA
- a CDS encoding sel1 repeat family protein: MKFRTSSSSSPAKSSAVVPTKRFSMRVAEWLLDSPRLGENTSVKHIAGRLLKQPAREGVVAAQSRLGQLMCRECGNARDRRIGQDLLRQAARAGDQRAQRELGRIEDRTAQD, from the coding sequence ATGAAGTTTCGTACATCTTCCAGTTCTTCCCCCGCAAAAAGTTCCGCTGTCGTCCCCACAAAACGCTTTTCGATGCGCGTCGCCGAGTGGCTGTTGGACAGTCCGCGCCTGGGCGAAAACACCAGCGTGAAACACATCGCCGGCCGATTGCTCAAGCAACCGGCGCGTGAAGGGGTTGTGGCTGCGCAAAGCCGTCTTGGTCAGCTGATGTGCCGCGAATGCGGGAATGCCAGGGATCGGCGGATCGGCCAGGATCTGCTGCGTCAGGCCGCGCGAGCGGGGGATCAGCGTGCGCAACGGGAACTGGGCCGAATCGAAGATCGAACAGCTCAAGACTAA